A window of the Choristoneura fumiferana chromosome 30, NRCan_CFum_1, whole genome shotgun sequence genome harbors these coding sequences:
- the LOC141444659 gene encoding uncharacterized protein isoform X1 codes for MLIKIIRYGIKLNCRQIKHVVSTCIASILLTGIVTVNSYVLFSANLDDFHKLAQKFVPDNLAMKLTELVSESSIDKRHDRDGRGQRKTTTDSDTPWNISNINYYFERTERNEVQTNRVKTTQTTTESIFEPDRMHEKDYDRLEDVTFPQIMGKRYKTVQRMATTKEWFEEPPSFLRTIYPKNDDPKLPSHSIYYKDKDSNDRVKPNSPEKDVNDYERNKEQENSNIGREESNNGKQMMQYFPVENKPSQYKKQTKNETDKVRVNGRDISKIKQRKIRKLDNKGKDDSMIFDTIIMSKKKDSYEDYITPKKDDDYLISDGIGSNKKRPSSSTQRDTNDEISLTSKSWQMLSVYRNTERGHRITSFTKKEPNRSILKESIHGIASTIREQPNLSAERDVSDRISPTTRKRPTWSEQKNVYDGSPETRRPSIFSIQRERTEKPITTTQETFPDYIEREWMTTERKKSPTENEWMATDRYTTEKEKKTEDYVLEDKRNDKLQPFDNVPVYEKDPIQARTESLLFNSKELEDQSNNTRYTMKGTGIPTREYYKMSTPDYYKKLPRIVEKYDFNEPIPEADREREKIDDRFAQEPARVNHKVRQQREKTGRSEKQPRQKDSTIQKRNQDKAGPIETILENIGFHFKAIADVTEYANA; via the exons ATGCTCATAAAAATAATTCGATATGGCATAAAGTTAAACTGTCGCCAAATAAAACATGTTGTTTCTACATGCATTGcaa GTATTCTTTTAACGGGCATCGTCACAGTTAACAGTTACGTGCTCTTCTCAGCTAATTTAGACGATTTCCACAAACTAGCACAAAAATTTGTGCCTGATAATCTAGCTATGAAACTAACAGAGCTGGTTTCAGAATCTTCAATAGATAAAAGGCACGATAGAGATGGCAGAGGGCAAAGAAAGACAACAACAGATAGTGATACTCCATGGAATATAtccaatattaattattattttgaacgtACCGAACGGAACGAAGTACAGACTAATAGGGTCAAAACTACTCAAACAACTACTGAAAGTATATTCGAACCTGATAGAATGCATGAAAAAGATTATGATCGCTTAGAGGATGTGACGTTTCCACAAATCATGGGCAAACGATATAAAACTGTTCAAAGAATGGCTACGACTAAAGAATGGTTCGAAGAACCCCCATCCTTTCTTAGAACGATATACCCAAAAAACGATGACCCTAAATTACCTAGCCATTCCATATATTATAAAGATAAAGATTCAAATGACCGAGTAAAGCCAAATTCCCCAGAAAAGGATGTAAATGATTATGAGCGAAATAAAGAACAAGAAAACTCTAACATTGGAAGAGAGGAAAGTAATAATGGGAAACAAATGATGCAATATTTTCCGGTGGAAAATAAGCCATCTCAATATAAAAAGCAAACTAAGAACGAAACAGACAAGGTGAGAGTTAATGGAAGAGACATAAGCAAAATTAAGcaaagaaaaataagaaaactggATAACAAGGGAAAAGATGATTCTATGATATTTGATACAATTATAATGAGCAAAAAGAAAGATAGTTATGAAGATTATATCACTCCTAAAAAAGACGATGATTACTTAATAAGTGACGGGATTggttctaataaaaaaagaccTAGTTCATCCACACAAAGAGACACAAATGACGAGATCTCTCTAACTTCCAAGAGCTGGCAAATGCTATCTGTATACAGAAATACTGAGAGAGGACATAGGATTACTTCATTTACCAAAAAAGAACCAAATAGGTCTATACTAAAGGAGTCAATTCATGGGATTGCTTCTACAATTAGAGAACAACCTAATTTGTCTGCGGAAAGGGACGTAAGTGATAGAATCAGTCCAACAACCAGAAAACGACCAACATGGTctgaacaaaaaaatgtatatgaTGGGTCTCCAGAAACCAGAAGACCATCAATCTTTTCTATACAAAGAGAAAGAACAGAAAAACCAATAACTACCACGCAAGAAACATTCCCAGATTACATAGAACGAGAGTGGATGACTACTGAAAGAAAAAAATCGCCTACTGAAAATGAGTGGATGGCTACAGACAGATACACAactgaaaaagaaaagaaaactgAAGATTATGTTCTAGAAGACAAGAGAAATGATAAATTACAGCCTTTTGACAATGTTCCGGTGTACGAAAAAGATCCAATCCAAGCTAGAACCGAAAGTTTACTATTCAATTCTAAAGAACTAGAAGATCAAAGTAATAATACTAGATACACGATGAAAGGTACTGGTATACCTACACGAGAATACTACAAAATGAGTACTCCTGATTATTATAAGAAATTACCAAGGATAGTGGAGAAATACGATTTTAATGAACCTATTCCTGAAGCggatagagagagagaaaagATAGACGATAGATTTGCTCAAGAACCTGCAAGAGTGAATCATAAAGTGAGACAGCAGCGAGAAAAAACTGGCCGTTCAGAG
- the LOC141444659 gene encoding uncharacterized protein isoform X2 translates to MLFLHALQVCILLTGIVTVNSYVLFSANLDDFHKLAQKFVPDNLAMKLTELVSESSIDKRHDRDGRGQRKTTTDSDTPWNISNINYYFERTERNEVQTNRVKTTQTTTESIFEPDRMHEKDYDRLEDVTFPQIMGKRYKTVQRMATTKEWFEEPPSFLRTIYPKNDDPKLPSHSIYYKDKDSNDRVKPNSPEKDVNDYERNKEQENSNIGREESNNGKQMMQYFPVENKPSQYKKQTKNETDKVRVNGRDISKIKQRKIRKLDNKGKDDSMIFDTIIMSKKKDSYEDYITPKKDDDYLISDGIGSNKKRPSSSTQRDTNDEISLTSKSWQMLSVYRNTERGHRITSFTKKEPNRSILKESIHGIASTIREQPNLSAERDVSDRISPTTRKRPTWSEQKNVYDGSPETRRPSIFSIQRERTEKPITTTQETFPDYIEREWMTTERKKSPTENEWMATDRYTTEKEKKTEDYVLEDKRNDKLQPFDNVPVYEKDPIQARTESLLFNSKELEDQSNNTRYTMKGTGIPTREYYKMSTPDYYKKLPRIVEKYDFNEPIPEADREREKIDDRFAQEPARVNHKVRQQREKTGRSEKQPRQKDSTIQKRNQDKAGPIETILENIGFHFKAIADVTEYANA, encoded by the exons ATGTTGTTTCTACATGCATTGcaagtat GTATTCTTTTAACGGGCATCGTCACAGTTAACAGTTACGTGCTCTTCTCAGCTAATTTAGACGATTTCCACAAACTAGCACAAAAATTTGTGCCTGATAATCTAGCTATGAAACTAACAGAGCTGGTTTCAGAATCTTCAATAGATAAAAGGCACGATAGAGATGGCAGAGGGCAAAGAAAGACAACAACAGATAGTGATACTCCATGGAATATAtccaatattaattattattttgaacgtACCGAACGGAACGAAGTACAGACTAATAGGGTCAAAACTACTCAAACAACTACTGAAAGTATATTCGAACCTGATAGAATGCATGAAAAAGATTATGATCGCTTAGAGGATGTGACGTTTCCACAAATCATGGGCAAACGATATAAAACTGTTCAAAGAATGGCTACGACTAAAGAATGGTTCGAAGAACCCCCATCCTTTCTTAGAACGATATACCCAAAAAACGATGACCCTAAATTACCTAGCCATTCCATATATTATAAAGATAAAGATTCAAATGACCGAGTAAAGCCAAATTCCCCAGAAAAGGATGTAAATGATTATGAGCGAAATAAAGAACAAGAAAACTCTAACATTGGAAGAGAGGAAAGTAATAATGGGAAACAAATGATGCAATATTTTCCGGTGGAAAATAAGCCATCTCAATATAAAAAGCAAACTAAGAACGAAACAGACAAGGTGAGAGTTAATGGAAGAGACATAAGCAAAATTAAGcaaagaaaaataagaaaactggATAACAAGGGAAAAGATGATTCTATGATATTTGATACAATTATAATGAGCAAAAAGAAAGATAGTTATGAAGATTATATCACTCCTAAAAAAGACGATGATTACTTAATAAGTGACGGGATTggttctaataaaaaaagaccTAGTTCATCCACACAAAGAGACACAAATGACGAGATCTCTCTAACTTCCAAGAGCTGGCAAATGCTATCTGTATACAGAAATACTGAGAGAGGACATAGGATTACTTCATTTACCAAAAAAGAACCAAATAGGTCTATACTAAAGGAGTCAATTCATGGGATTGCTTCTACAATTAGAGAACAACCTAATTTGTCTGCGGAAAGGGACGTAAGTGATAGAATCAGTCCAACAACCAGAAAACGACCAACATGGTctgaacaaaaaaatgtatatgaTGGGTCTCCAGAAACCAGAAGACCATCAATCTTTTCTATACAAAGAGAAAGAACAGAAAAACCAATAACTACCACGCAAGAAACATTCCCAGATTACATAGAACGAGAGTGGATGACTACTGAAAGAAAAAAATCGCCTACTGAAAATGAGTGGATGGCTACAGACAGATACACAactgaaaaagaaaagaaaactgAAGATTATGTTCTAGAAGACAAGAGAAATGATAAATTACAGCCTTTTGACAATGTTCCGGTGTACGAAAAAGATCCAATCCAAGCTAGAACCGAAAGTTTACTATTCAATTCTAAAGAACTAGAAGATCAAAGTAATAATACTAGATACACGATGAAAGGTACTGGTATACCTACACGAGAATACTACAAAATGAGTACTCCTGATTATTATAAGAAATTACCAAGGATAGTGGAGAAATACGATTTTAATGAACCTATTCCTGAAGCggatagagagagagaaaagATAGACGATAGATTTGCTCAAGAACCTGCAAGAGTGAATCATAAAGTGAGACAGCAGCGAGAAAAAACTGGCCGTTCAGAG